The following are encoded in a window of Chloracidobacterium sp. genomic DNA:
- a CDS encoding ABC transporter ATP-binding protein → MRPVVEIERLSMEYVTGFWRNKRVKSLEDVSLEVYEGEVFGFLGHNGAGKTTTLKILMRIVYPTGGTARILGRPLDDVAMRRRIGYLPETPYFYDYLTGRELLDYFGRLCGMDADRRARRIEEMLELVGMRHAANRPLRKYSKGMLQRIGIAQAILHDPEVVFLDEPMTGLDPIGRREVRDIIAGLRDRGKTVFLSTHILSDVEALCDRVAILKQGRRVAYGTLAELQAGRSATLEIVATETTPETVQALQRYAARLRQTAAGLHCELKSADEVGDALAELRRHGGRLVSITPVKSALEEFFIRNADASDIV, encoded by the coding sequence ATGCGACCCGTTGTTGAAATCGAACGGCTCTCAATGGAGTACGTCACCGGCTTCTGGCGCAACAAGCGTGTCAAGTCGCTTGAGGATGTCAGTCTTGAAGTCTACGAAGGCGAAGTATTTGGCTTCCTCGGCCACAACGGCGCCGGAAAAACGACGACGCTCAAAATCCTGATGCGCATCGTTTATCCGACCGGCGGAACAGCTCGCATCCTCGGTCGTCCGCTGGATGACGTTGCCATGCGTCGGCGAATCGGCTACCTGCCGGAGACGCCCTACTTTTACGACTATTTGACCGGACGCGAACTGCTGGATTACTTCGGCCGGCTCTGCGGCATGGACGCCGACCGGCGCGCGCGGCGCATCGAGGAAATGCTCGAACTGGTCGGGATGCGGCACGCCGCCAATCGTCCGCTGCGCAAGTACTCCAAGGGCATGCTCCAACGCATCGGCATCGCCCAGGCCATCCTGCACGACCCCGAAGTGGTCTTCCTAGACGAACCGATGACCGGGCTTGACCCTATCGGACGCCGCGAAGTGCGGGACATCATCGCCGGCTTACGCGATCGCGGCAAAACGGTGTTCCTTTCAACACACATTCTGTCCGATGTGGAGGCTTTATGTGACCGCGTCGCCATCCTCAAACAGGGACGGCGCGTGGCGTACGGCACCCTAGCGGAGCTTCAAGCTGGACGGTCAGCGACACTGGAAATTGTCGCTACGGAAACAACACCTGAAACCGTCCAAGCTCTGCAGAGATACGCCGCGCGACTGCGCCAAACCGCCGCCGGACTGCACTGCGAACTCAAGTCGGCGGACGAGGTCGGCGACGCCCTAGCTGAACTGCGTCGCCATGGCGGGCGGCTTGTCTCCATTACGCCGGTCAAATCGGCGTTGGAAGAGTTTTTCATCCGCAACGCCGACGCCAGCGACATCGTCTAA